One genomic window of Camelina sativa cultivar DH55 chromosome 5, Cs, whole genome shotgun sequence includes the following:
- the LOC104786919 gene encoding indole-3-acetic acid-induced protein ARG7-like, whose amino-acid sequence MAKQRMITIEPSKKKKGGIVKLKNVVERLVQIKGFSSAKKPCSVEYGRDSVPKDVKEGHFAVIAVDGYHEPTQRFVVPLMFLEHPMFRKLLERAEEEYGFDHHGALMVPCQPSHLQIILTEQWS is encoded by the coding sequence ATGGCCAAGCAAAGAATGATTACAATTGAGCcgtcaaagaagaaaaagggagGAATTGTGAAGCTCAAGAATGTTGTAGAGAGATTGGTGCAAATCAAAGGCTTTTCCTCGGCAAAGAAACCGTGTTCTGTAGAATACGGTCGTGATTCTGTCCCAAAAGATGTGAAGGAAGGTCATTTCGCGGTGATAGCCGTCGATGGGTATCATGAGCCTACACAGAGATTCGTTGTCCCATTGATGTTTCTGGAACATCCTATGTTCCGTAAGCTTCTAGAACGAGCAGAGGAGGAATACGGGTTCGACCACCACGGAGCCCTGATGGTACCTTGCCAACCAAGCCACCTCCAGATTATATTGACCGAGCAATGGAGTTAA
- the LOC104789266 gene encoding uncharacterized protein LOC104789266, giving the protein MNVLSLMLNKAAEEGSFNYHPSCEALKLTHLCFADDLLIFLEGSELSLRGVMSVLADFAEISGLTMNMEKTSMFCSGLNESCVLRLQSLFNLNLVSLPVRYLGLPLCSKKFSVTDCDPLLSQIRKKLNCWTHKFLSLAGRLTLISTVISGIVGFWTSAFFLPKQVIRRINGLCSSFLWHGKVDIPSGAKVSWYDICFPKLEGGLGLRHIGTWNETCALKLFWLLFFRAGSLWVAWIRSKYLSTFPLWALNENNAAYSWNFRKLLKLRPKALKFLSINIGDGDSTFFWWDPWTPFGPLYQFLGSDGPSHIGIPLFSTVAELRNADGWSLPNARSERQVLLYSFISTITMSSSNDTPVWAIDGIPYKFFSSKAVWNAVRISNTRKFWAPLVWHKAVIPKHAITSWLFILNRNPTLDRLSAWGYDVELDCLLCGLACESRDHMFFQCAFSAEVWSLIMQRLQISSPPFLWDQILLWLPSILVSKQKKLALLQGWQAAIYELWRERNRRFHDGLSLFPVQVARHIFSSMENKCNAMIQLGLKRGTSILQCWVT; this is encoded by the coding sequence ATGAATGTTTTGTCTCTAATGTTGAATAAAGCAGCAGAAGAAGGATCGTTCAATTATCATCCTAGTTGTGAGGCTCTTAAACTTACTCATCTTTGCTTTGCTGATGATTTATTGATCTTCCTCGAGGGTTCTGAGCTTTCTTTAAGGGGAGTTATGTCAGTTCTTGCAGATTTTGCAGAAATTTCTGGGCTAACAATGAATATGGAGAAGACATCCATGTTTTGTTCTGGTCTGAATGAGAGTTGTGTGTTGAGGCTACAAAGCCTATTCAATCTAAACCTGGTCTCGCTTCCAGTTAGATACTTAGGTCTCCCTTTATGCTCCAAGAAGTTTTCAGTGACAGATTGTGATCCTTTGTTGTctcaaataagaaagaaactcaATTGTTGGACTCACAAGTTTCTGAGCTTGGCGGGAAGGTTAACACTTATATCTACAGTTATTTCGGGCATTGTAGGTTTTTGGACTAGTGCTTTCTTCCTTCCTAAGCAGGTTATTCGGAGGATCAATGGCCTTTGTAGCTCTTTTCTTTGGCATGGAAAGGTAGATATACCCTCAGGGGCTAAAGTGTCATGGTATGACATATGTTTTCCAAAATTGGAGGGTGGACTTGGATTAAGGCACATTGGTACTTGGAATGAGACTTGTGCCTTAAAACTCTTTTGGTTGCTGTTTTTCAGAGCTGGTTCTTTATGGGTAGCATGGATAAGAAGTAAGTATCTTTCTACATTTCCTTTGTGGGCGCTCAATGAAAACAATGCTGCTTACTCTtggaattttagaaaattacttAAGTTACGTCCCAAAGCTCTTAAGTTTCTCAGCATCAATATTGGAGACGGTGATTCTACCTTCTTCTGGTGGGATCCTTGGACTCCCTTTGGTCCTCTTTACCAATTTCTTGGTTCAGATGGCCCTTCTCACATAGGGATCCCTCTGTTTTCAACTGTCGCTGAGTTGAGAAATGCAGATGGGTGGTCTCTCCCTAATGCCAGATCTGAGAGACAAGTTCTTCTCTACTCTTTCATCTCTACCATTACCATGTCATCATCAAATGATACTCCGGTTTGGGCAATTGATGGTATTCCTTACAAGTTTTTCTCTTCAAAAGCTGTGTGGAATGCTGTTAGGATttcaaatacaagaaaattttgGGCTCCGCTTGTGTGGCACAAAGCAGTCATTCCAAAACATGCTATTACGTCTTGGCTGTTTATACTTAATCGTAACCCTACTCTTGATCGTTTGTCTGCTTGGGGATATGATGTTGAGTTAGATTGTCTTCTTTGTGGGCTAGCCTGCGAATCTAGAGACCATATGTTCTTTCAGTGTGCTTTTTCTGCAGAGGTCTGGAGTTTGATAATGCAAAGGCTTCAAATCTCTTCTCCTCCATTTCTCTGGGATCAGATCCTCCTTTGGCTGCCATCGATATTAgtatcaaagcaaaaaaaacttgCTCTCCTTCAAGGCTGGCAAGCTGCGATTTATGAATTGTGGCGTGAGCGAAATCGACGTTTCCATGACGGTCTCTCCCTCTTCCCAGTTCAAGTAGCAAGGCACATTTTTTCCTCCATGGAAAATAAGTGTAATGCAATGATTCAGCTTGGATTAAAGCGTGGGACATCAATTCTTCAATGCTGGGTTACATAA